A stretch of DNA from Xyrauchen texanus isolate HMW12.3.18 chromosome 31, RBS_HiC_50CHRs, whole genome shotgun sequence:
GGGATACTATCCGAAACCTAACACAGGGTTGCCAACTAGCAACGAGGCGAGCCATCATCTTCAGTTACACTAGAGAAATAGCAGGGCAAAGTGACAGGATGTACTGGGCATGATAACAGACATGATGGAAAGGAGCAAGAACATTCCAAAAGGTCcaacaggccaaaatgtaactTTGATCAAACAGGGTCCTCCACTGATGGTGAAGCGCTTGTGTGGAATGGGTGTCAGGGTATATGGCCTGCATGTGTCTCTCCAGCGGCCCACAAAAAAGGGGGTAACTACATTTAACAATATGCACTCAACCTTGCTACCTTAATTAAAATGGGTATCACATATGCGGCTGGGATCCATTCCTCATTACCGCTGTATCTCATTAGAGTTTGGCCCTTCGGAGGGGCTGGATCAGTTTTAAAACAGTTTTCTCAGTGTCTCGCTGTTTTTCATTTCCTTTTACATTTCTTTTCTCTCATCTTGTCTTCCTTTAGGCCAAGGAAAAGTCATTATTTGGAAATGGGGGAGTTGGTATGGCATTTGCAGTTCAACAAAATGTTTCTAAAGCCAAATAAGAAATGGATTTATTTAAACCAATTAAAATCGGGCAGGGGAAGAATGCATTTTTTAATGCAAAAGTATGAATAGCATAATATTatagaaacaaaaatatatatagcataccaaatataaacaacaataacaaaaatagaCAATAGAATAAGGTATTAACACACACAGCTTTCTTGATATGAAATTTGTACATCTCTATAAACTACACTAAAGCTTGGCTTAAAAATAGAGGTCGTTGAGAAGAAAATCTTCTAAATTACTTGTATAACTATAAtaataaagtgattttttttttaaatacattcatttgTTCCAAGGAATTAAAGTCATTTTTGCTATGGGGAATAGCTCACTAAAGAAACGCAGTAATCCGCTGTGAAGAGTTTGTCATCTATAGCACTGTTGCTCTAGTAAAGAGGAGAGTCACAAAAGATGCAGGGACCTTGGAGTATTTTCTTTATCCAGTCAGAGTCTGTGAGTGAGATTTAGAGGAAACAAAAAAAAGGCAAAAGGTTTTTGGTTACATTTGCATCATCCACATGTGCTGCATCAAAATCAAGGTAGTCATTTCAATGTTGTCTTTCTATCGCAATTGGCGAATGGCTGAAGCTTtagtagtttgtgtgtgtgtgtgtgtgtgtgtgtgtgcacgcaggGCTTAACAATAAGAATAGAGTGGGGCCAGGGTGAGAGAGTTTGGGCAAAGTCCCATTCAAGGCAAGTCAGATAACTTgccggccatctttggaacgttcCTGGGCAGCTGTTTcttatgtaaacaagcagcatgaaagtgcagcttctatctacttcAATGGGACAAGACGGAGATCTCCAAAATGGTTAGTTAAGATTATGGTCAAAGAAAATCTTTAAAATCagccagcctggtctcatgaaatttttGCAGTTCAAATTTACATGCTGTATAACACGTTTGACTGCAGGTTTCTAGCGAAATCTCCAGCTGGAGGCGCCAAAAGcggattttagatttttttaatttttttataaaacatacctccataacctaaaacttttgcatgaACAAAattaatagtgttttaaaatataaataagatGTTTTAAAAAGATATCCTTACCAAATCAATGCCTAAAGTTAaccattcatttttttaatatatacagtgctgtggaaaagatTTTGCCCCATCctgttttttaatgtattattcataatagattgttttagatcttcaaacaaaatataacataaaacaaagacaaccctgagaaaacaaaaaatacagcttttccaaaaaaaaaaaaaaaaaaaaaaaattattaaataaaatttgttgaagcaaaaaagttatccaacacatATCACCCATGTAAAAAAAACGAActgccccttaaacttaatagctggttgtgccaccgttagcaacaacaactacaaccaaatgcttccgataTCTGGAGATCAGACtctcacaacgctgtggtggaattttggccaacTATTCTTTGCAGAACTTCTTTAGTTCAGCAACATTGGAAGGGCTTTTGAGCTTGAACTGCCATATAAGGTCCTGCCACTCAGTGGATCATTATCGCATGGGCATATACTTATATTTAGGTGTTAATTTAATTGAACaaggctggcagtaatcaggcctgggtgtgtgtgtgtgtgtgtgtggtccagctgaaccccattatgaatgcaggtatatagatttggggatttagaaagggggtaaatactttttcacacaggcctagttggtattggataacttttttgcttcaaaaataaattatcatttaaaaactgtattttgtgtttattcagatttcctttgtTTTGTTAGATTTAGAAAATTTTGTATGAGATATGCTCAAAaacaggatggggcaaatacttttccacagcactgtatgaGAAGTtaaagacatccttaccttatCAATGCCTAATTCTAACCATTAGTGtattaaaatgcagaagcaaaaaaagcaaattttctgaagcaaccacatcttTTCGTGGCGCTTTATGACTCTGTAATCATATCACGTGTCAACTTGAGGTCTGGACTGGACTTGGACCGTGGTCCTCCAACTCTTAAGTCAGACgccctatcaggtgagctaccgcacaagctaatcatattggaataagtgtatacaATTGGAACAAGTGTAATAAAAGCATAAAAACTTATAGATTTTCAAAAGATGCGTTAAGAGGAAAATTGGGTCGATATTATATAATAGCAGGATCTGAGTAATAGAGTGAGCATTTATAATGTCATAATTAGCCATTAAAGTATTGATTTGAGTTAAAGTGAATACAAAcaacagttgttgtagcacctctagagtTCATTTCACCTGAAAACTGCAGGCAATTGTATCTGGAGACatgtataacaagttttgcaaaaatgttagtCATGTTTTCACTATAAGACCAGGttgaaatcagcagtaaaatatatCTActatggtatcataaattgtgctttagtTCAgatcacctaaaaaaaaaaaaaaaaaaaaaacacttttgtttaagctggttcagctaatgcgcTTAcacgttctcgagttgactgacaggcgatgtctgtatctaaaaggtgattggctattttacctgtaaggcaggacttccttctCTACAACATTGGCATTCTAATTTCTTCCATTTATTTAAATACCAGTGGTCCGTCTCAGGCTAAAAAGTCTCTGGTTTGGGCCAGTTGTTGGAACACTGTTGTGTTTTTATGACTTTCAAACTTAAACATTGTTGTTCTGATTTCTGATGATTTAAATAGCTCACCAAATTTAAGGTATATAACTGGCTAGCATAGATGAGATTttattgaaatttaaaaaatgacagtCTTTGAAGCATCAATTACAttaaatttaaaatgataataaaatttcTGTATGCTATCGTTTTCCAGCAAATGTCTTTATATATTTACAGCTGACATGTAGTTACataataactagggctgtcaatcgattaatttTAAATcgaattacacggtgtcccgattatttaaatcgcaattaattgcatttaatcgcatctacaaatatttgctgagaaagcccctcatataacaataattcaatatataatggttaaataattatacatagttatcattaaatatttaaaaattattatatataaaaatattcagataattaaaatgcattacattcttgtggcagaagggttaatcattgataaggccatacaaaaagcggctttagaatattgtttactaccatattattgaacataagtcaataaTTGGGAAACAGTTCAtaacaatccatttcacaagtgaatttgtcaatcagttcgagatttattatgagggcttgtttaaggacccgtcaatgtacacctgcatcagacagatgcttgtgtagcgtctcggttgcgttgcatcataaacacaaaatgtttaatcttccttattactgtccggggcattgcgattaattgcgttaatttttttagcgtgttatttttaataaaattaatcactctgaaataacgcgttaaatcgacagccctaattataaacatttaatttccaactattattgcttaaaaaaaaattatgtagttaattaattaattagtaaattgtaagaaaaattacagaattttgaTTTCtcggtgaactacccctttattgttttttaaaatatatttctttcgGACAGATACAAATATGTTGCTAAAAATAAAACGTTTAATTTTTGTGCTggaccaaataaaaaaattggtaGGGAAGGTACAACTCTAAAATACTGGTCCAACTGGGCCAGCAGAAACAAAATCCTTACTGTTGAGCcctggtgtgtgcgtgtgtttgctgAGAGGTAAATAGCGCCATACACACACTATGCATTGTTCAGAGATTTTGTTTCCGGTGTGTGTAATGTTCCTGCTCTCTGTTGCATTACAAAAAGTTTAAGTGTGTGGTGAGATGTGGTTCTGAGAAGCGATATAATATAGTATTATGGCTCACCCTCAGGCTCTGCTACAGAGGCAATACTGTCCTGCAATAGACAGCGGCGGTATGTCACACCCTGACAGGCCTGATATGACAGCGCACACCTTAGGAagaagggacagagagagagaggaaaagacagtAAGACATATGAACAGCCGCAGCAAGGGAAGGTTTAGATCAGTGCTTGACAGAGATCAGAATGACAGCAGTGAAACAGCCATTTCCCTAATAGACCATTAGGGGCAGTAATCTCCTTTCAGTCAGGCGGGTGGATGAAATGTCACATTCAGAGCAAGAAAGTTGGAGTTGAAACGACTCAACAACTATATGACATCTGGCATAGAAAAGCTACTTATGGACCAGGGGCCATATTACAGGAACATCTTAACTGTTGAATCCTCACTTATCttagctgtacctaaatacatttcCATTAGATCTATAAACAGCACTGAAAAAGATtatgagaccactgcaaaattatcagtttctctggatttactatttataggtatgtgtttgggtaaaacattttttttttattattctataaagtactgacaacatttctcccaaataataatattgtcatttagagcatttatttgcagaaaatgacatcaCAAAAGATGCAGtattttcagacctcgaataatgcaaagaaaacaagttcatgttcatttataaacaatactaatgttttaacttaggaagagttcagaaatcaatatttggtggaataaccctgattttcaatcacagctttcatgcggcTTGGCATGCTCTCatccagtctttcacattgctgttgggtgactttatgccactcctggcacaaaaatccaagcagctcagctttgtttgatggcttgtgacatTCCATCGTCCTACTGATCACatttcagaggttttcaatgccatcaaacaaagcagagctgcttgaatttttgcaccaggagtggcataatgtcacccaaGAGCAATGTGAAAGAATGGTTCTGAGTATGCCAAGACTCTCAGGGTGAGGggtgaggagtggtggtggcgtagtgggtaaagcacagggctgttaatcagaaggtcggtggttcgaaccccatggccaccaccattgtgtccttgagcaagactcttaactccaggttgttccggggggattgtccctgtaataattgcactaagtcgctttggataaaagcttctgccaaatgcataaatgtaaatgcaaatattgatttctgaacacttcctaagttaaaacattagtgttgtatttaaaaatgaatacgaACTTGTTTTATTGCCATTATTCGagatctgaaaacactgcatctttttgttGATTTGAGTAgttttcattttctgcaaataaatgctctaaatgacaatattaatatttggaatttgggagaaatgttgtcagtactttatagaataaaacaaaattttttattttactcaaacacatacctataaatagtaaatccagagaaactgatcattttgcagtggtctcttatttttgttttccagagctgtatgttacatttattttttaagattctGTAAGAAGAGGTCTAAGTGCCAGTTTGTCCAAATCTGACAAATTAGATTATCCATAAGAGTTTAGTATCATCATAGATAACAATATTTTTGTCTACAGTTTATatcatgttttttattatattcaaaTGATATAAAAGCcaacatttaataatattttgagttAACCCTGTGGTCAAATAATGATAATCCACTACTGTGATACTCATAAAAGGACATGTGATAATGACATAACCTGCTATCTGAAAACATATATTataccaaaaatgttaattctctcatttactcaccctcatggcatcccagatatgtatgactttctctactgaacacaaagatttttagaagaatatttcagctctttaggtcaaacattgcaagtgaatgttgatcaaAATGTTTAAGCTTAAAAACGCACATAAAACCATATAAAAGTAACCTataagactccagcggttaaatccatgtcgTCTGAAGTGATGTAATCgcttttggttgagaacagacaaaaatatatatcttttttcattgctcatcttgccattgcagtctctaagcacAATATTATATGatttcatgatttcaagctcgattacagtTCCTAGCATCATCTAGCGCTCTGTACATGTGTCAATCGAGCTACAATTCCTGATTGTGCTTAGAAACCTCAAATGGCAAGATGAACAatgaaaaaggaattatattttggtctgttctcacccacacccgattagatcacttcagaagacatgcattaaaccactggagtcgtaatgattaattttatgctgcctttgtgctttttggagcttcaaagttttgatcaccatccacttgcattgtatggacctacatagcggAGATATTGtgctaaaagtcttcatttgttttctgcagaagaaagtcatacccatctgggatgccatgatggtgacaaaatgatgagagaaatgttttatttaggggtgaactattcctttaagcaccaAATATGAATGTAGTCTAAAATAGACCTAAAATTACATGACTTGAGTCATGAAATGTGTCTGTGTAAGATCTGAGCCAAAAGCAAGGTCACTTTACTTGGGAGTGTAAACACAATGAAAGTGTTATTAAAATTCTTACATTGGTATGGCAAAATGTGCAAGGACAAGGCATTACACATTTTCAACAGGACAGAATTTTcagcaattgtaatttttttttcctgcCAGGTATGTGATGGGAAATGGCGTTTTTAATGGGAAAGTTCTTTTGTAAATACCACAGGCAGAATCATATCACTTTCAGTGGTCTGTCCAATGATGACTAATACAGGCATCACATCATGGCTGTGCAATGATATGACTTAATATGAACCATACCATATTTAGACGTACCTGAGCCATCTGTGCCCATTCTTACACTCTGCCCGTTTACGGTCCGTGAAGGGCAGAACCTCATTACAGAGGTTGCAGTACTCTGGAAATGTCTGTTTGTTCATCTTATTCATGATATGACCTATCAGCACCTGTGAAGATCAAACATCAAAGCGGAAAAATAGAATattttacacatatatatataaaaaagcatatTTCTATGTAGTTCTGAGTTATGTGATTTAATTGCATGAAAGATTCTAATTGcccattaaaacacacaaaatgCCAATATTTGTATGCATTTAGCAGCCAGTTTCAAACTTAAACAGTTTCAAAAGCTTAAAAAATATCAAAGAGTTTGAATTTGTAAAATGGATATGAATTCCAGATTTATAACATGAATACATTTGTGTCAGGAGACTGTAATGAGAAATTTCACCTTAGCTGCCCTGTCTTCATTAGCAGGGTCATTTTTgagaaagtcacacacaccttTGGTAGGTATACATGTGTTTTGAGTGACGCAGGTGTGCAGGTACACCTCGCCAAGCACCTTCTTCATGTTCTCACGGGTCAGATGAGACTCAACTTCTTCGATCTGGCTGCTGACCTTGCTCATTTGTTCCTCGCTGGACTGCTTATCAGTGTCCCATGGCCTGGACTCTTCTTGCACTGATATCTCTGCCATTTCTTCTTCCTCACCCCCACCTACCTCCTCTTCCCCAACAAACACCTTACTATCCTTAAGATTTGGCCTCCACCGGGCCTCAGAGGGGGTCTTCTGCATGGACTTATGGAGCATTCGCAGGAGGAGAAGCTTCAGGCGCCAAAAGTAGCTAGACCCTGAAGTTTGGGTCTTCTTGTCCAGTTCATTTTCAAGGAAAGGAGGGATGCTTTTGTCCTTCAATACTCTCCACCGCAACAAATCTAACAAATCCGTCTGTCTAAAGAGGTTCGGCATTTGAGACTCGAGAAGCTCGGTAGCTGCTTCTTTCGGAGTCTTTAGGGTGATAAACTGGACCTGGTAGGTGTGGTTGATGGAATGGAGCCCATTGATCATGCCCTCACTGGAGAGCAAGGCCAGGTATGCACCATTGGGACTGACAGATATGCCATGTATCCGTTGCCCTGCCACTCCCTCTGGCAGAACAACCTCCTGCTGTTTAAACACCACCGCAACATCGGTGAAAACGGGCATGAGCTGCTTCACCACACCATCTAAAGAGCAAGTAAAAATATACCCAGTGTTATGGCTAACCGTCATGGATATGATGGGAGTGGAGTGAAGACCTGTGATGTGGGAATTATGAACATTGAGGCCAGCTTTGGAGATGAGCAACAAGCACCAGAACACATAGGGGCCACGTGCTGCAACCACCAGGCTGCAGTTGCATTTCTGTAGCGGATGAAATAGAGTGATGCATTTAATGTTGTGCACAGGTATCTGGTCCTTATCCTGCCACAACACCACAGGTTGCTTGAGAGTGAAATAACCTTTTACTGCCTTAAGATTGACTGGCAGGATATTTATGGGTCCAACGGAACTGCCCACAATCAGTCCACTCATTTTGCGGCCACCGTGCTCGTATTCCCACCAGGTGAGCATGCTTGGCGAGGAAATGCCAGACTGTATGGTGTTGCAAGACACCACTGAGTCCTTCCCCTTTAGGGGCAAGGAGAACTGCCAGATCACTAGATCACCGTTCTCCATAAGTACAGCCAGGAGCACTGTGCTAATGTCTTTACATGCATTATTGGCTTGAACTTGTTGCGTATTGCACAGACCAGACCACGCCATGCGGACCGGCGTTTGCATGCGATATCGCCTTTGAAGCTCGTCCAAGTTTGTAATGGGAAACATAGGTAACTCGTCATTCCGGGAAGAGTAGTTCCTGGATTTTAACATTTCCCCGTAAAGTTCTGTAAGGTTCAAGAGAGGTGTCCACTGAAAGCGTTTTTGACTGCTGTGGATTGTGAGACGACTATCCAATGTTAAAAAAGCAAGAAGACAATGGCCATTGCTGTCACAGCCTATTGGTGACCAGCATGTGTATTTGACGCCACGGAGATGTCCACTTTGAGGGTTGATGACTCTGTCCATTATTATCATTTGGCTTATGGTTGGATCTTTACTCTTTGCAAACTTTTCTTTAGCGGTCTTCACTTCCTTTTCTGGACCAAcctgttaaaaaatgtattgtaaagaaaacaaaagaatcgTGAAGAACATTCTTCTTGCGTCATAAAACCACCTAGCAAATTTGTAAATAGCATTTCATGCTTGCATTGCATGTAAATGGGTAGTTTACAAATtatatgaacatttaaaaaaacatttacatcaggattttaaaggaatgttccaagaagagaagttaagctcaatcgacagcatttttggcataatgttgataaccacaaaagaTTATTTCCACTCGACCCGCATTATTAAAAACGAAGAAAAATAAGAAGGAAAAATATTAAAGTGAAATGGGCCAGTCCATTAACATTAACGattaagttcacccaaaaatgcaaattctctcattatatactcaccctcatgcaatcatagtgtatgactttctatctttccatcttctgcagaatacaatcaagatttttagaagaacatctcagctttgtaggcccatagtggaagtgaatggtggccaggcctttgaagctacaaaaattgataaagtcagcataaaggtaatccataggACTGAAGTaccttaatccatgtcttctgaagtgatccagttggttttgggtcaaaacagaccaaaacataactcctttttcactctacatcttgccattgcagtctctaggcacaatcatgatttcaagcttg
This window harbors:
- the gtf3c4 gene encoding general transcription factor 3C polypeptide 4, translated to MAASCSDNTFENAATRSAVESEPDNDFWEGQCPVVSRDPAVKLLSPVSGLEPLSWSEDHRLAASSTNSVSLMEMVCDIQSLSQDLMLHRTHIPVPVTANELQVGPEKEVKTAKEKFAKSKDPTISQMIIMDRVINPQSGHLRGVKYTCWSPIGCDSNGHCLLAFLTLDSRLTIHSSQKRFQWTPLLNLTELYGEMLKSRNYSSRNDELPMFPITNLDELQRRYRMQTPVRMAWSGLCNTQQVQANNACKDISTVLLAVLMENGDLVIWQFSLPLKGKDSVVSCNTIQSGISSPSMLTWWEYEHGGRKMSGLIVGSSVGPINILPVNLKAVKGYFTLKQPVVLWQDKDQIPVHNIKCITLFHPLQKCNCSLVVAARGPYVFWCLLLISKAGLNVHNSHITGLHSTPIISMTVSHNTGYIFTCSLDGVVKQLMPVFTDVAVVFKQQEVVLPEGVAGQRIHGISVSPNGAYLALLSSEGMINGLHSINHTYQVQFITLKTPKEAATELLESQMPNLFRQTDLLDLLRWRVLKDKSIPPFLENELDKKTQTSGSSYFWRLKLLLLRMLHKSMQKTPSEARWRPNLKDSKVFVGEEEVGGGEEEEMAEISVQEESRPWDTDKQSSEEQMSKVSSQIEEVESHLTRENMKKVLGEVYLHTCVTQNTCIPTKGVCDFLKNDPANEDRAAKVLIGHIMNKMNKQTFPEYCNLCNEVLPFTDRKRAECKNGHRWLRCALSYQACQGVTYRRCLLQDSIASVAEPEDSDWIKKILQGPCIFCDSPLY